The following proteins are encoded in a genomic region of Streptomyces gobiensis:
- a CDS encoding NAD-dependent malic enzyme — MAMAPSVSYSMTVRLEVPAGGSSVSQITQVVESSGGHVTGLDVTASGHERLRIDVTIAATSTDHADEIVRKLGGIEGVALGKVSDRTFLMHLGGKIEMASKHPIRNRDDLSMVYTPGVARVCTQIAENPEDARRLTIKRNSVAVVTDGSAVLGLGNIGPQAALPVMEGKAALFKRFAGIDAWPICLDTQDSDAIVEVVKAIAPGFAGINLEDISAPRCFEIEARLREALDIPVFHDDQHGTAIVVLAALYNALRVVGKDIGGVRVVMSGAGAAGTAILKLLMAAGVKHAVVADIHGVVHADRADLKGADGGSALHWIADNTNPEGVTGTLREAVAGADVFIGVSAPNVLRAEDVAAMAQGAIVFALANPDPEVDPAVARQTAAVVATGRSDFPNQINNVLVFPGVFRGLLDAQSRTVNDEMMLAAARALADVVHEDELNANYIVPSVFNERVSGAVADAVRDAAQSASSGAGVGAVDSVSTATTA; from the coding sequence ATGGCAATGGCGCCCAGCGTCTCGTACTCGATGACCGTCCGGCTGGAGGTCCCAGCCGGAGGAAGCTCGGTCAGCCAGATCACCCAGGTCGTGGAGTCCTCCGGAGGCCATGTCACCGGCCTCGATGTCACCGCCTCCGGCCATGAGCGGCTTCGCATCGACGTCACCATCGCGGCGACCTCCACCGACCATGCCGACGAAATCGTGCGGAAACTCGGCGGCATCGAGGGTGTCGCGCTGGGCAAGGTCTCCGACCGTACGTTCCTGATGCACCTCGGCGGCAAGATCGAGATGGCATCCAAGCACCCCATTCGCAACCGTGATGATCTCTCCATGGTCTACACGCCCGGTGTCGCCCGGGTCTGCACCCAGATCGCGGAGAACCCCGAGGACGCCCGGCGGCTGACCATCAAGCGCAACAGCGTGGCGGTCGTCACGGACGGCTCGGCCGTGCTGGGCCTGGGCAACATCGGCCCGCAGGCCGCACTGCCCGTGATGGAGGGCAAGGCGGCCCTCTTCAAGCGCTTCGCCGGGATCGACGCCTGGCCGATCTGTCTGGACACGCAGGACTCGGACGCCATTGTGGAGGTCGTCAAGGCGATCGCCCCGGGCTTCGCGGGCATCAACCTGGAGGACATCTCCGCGCCCCGCTGCTTCGAGATCGAAGCGCGGCTGCGGGAGGCCCTGGATATCCCGGTCTTCCACGATGACCAGCACGGCACCGCGATCGTGGTGCTCGCGGCGCTGTACAACGCGCTGCGGGTCGTCGGCAAGGACATCGGCGGTGTACGGGTCGTGATGTCCGGCGCGGGCGCAGCCGGTACCGCCATTCTCAAGCTGCTGATGGCCGCCGGTGTCAAGCACGCTGTCGTCGCCGACATCCACGGTGTCGTGCACGCGGACCGTGCGGACCTCAAGGGCGCGGACGGCGGCTCGGCGCTGCACTGGATCGCCGACAACACCAACCCCGAAGGCGTCACCGGCACCCTCAGGGAGGCCGTTGCCGGTGCGGATGTCTTCATCGGCGTCTCGGCCCCGAATGTGCTCAGGGCCGAGGATGTCGCGGCGATGGCACAGGGTGCCATTGTGTTCGCGCTTGCTAATCCGGACCCGGAGGTCGACCCGGCGGTGGCCCGGCAGACCGCGGCGGTGGTGGCCACCGGCCGTTCGGACTTCCCGAACCAGATCAATAATGTGCTGGTCTTCCCGGGGGTGTTCCGTGGTCTGCTGGACGCTCAGTCGCGTACGGTCAATGACGAGATGATGCTGGCCGCCGCCCGCGCGCTGGCGGATGTCGTACACGAGGACGAGCTGAACGCGAACTACATCGTCCCGAGCGTTTTCAACGAAAGAGTCTCGGGAGCGGTCGCCGACGCCGTGCGCGACGCGGCACAGTCCGCTTCCTCCGGGGCGGGCGTCGGGGCGGTCGACAGTGTGAGTACCGCCACGACTGCGTGA
- a CDS encoding HAD family hydrolase, with protein MRTRTPGTRTLPAALLCDMDGTLVDTEREWLSAVAGLLRAHGAAADEPAVTPFAGLPVGPAAALLADRIPLTATEAASRLDREFTARVAAGVTVQPGALRLLDQARALGVPVALVTASERAVAELVLRVLGPHRFAVSVTQGETPRGKPHPDPYLSACARLAVDPGACLAVEDTPTGTTAALAAGCHVLAVPTVPGIPPGPRTTLAPSLNGVDLTTYPFS; from the coding sequence TTGCGTACCCGCACCCCCGGCACCCGTACCCTGCCCGCGGCACTGCTCTGCGATATGGACGGCACCCTCGTCGATACCGAGCGTGAGTGGCTGTCCGCCGTCGCCGGACTGCTACGGGCCCATGGCGCCGCCGCCGATGAGCCAGCCGTCACCCCCTTCGCCGGGCTCCCGGTGGGACCGGCCGCCGCCCTGCTGGCGGACCGTATCCCGCTGACCGCCACCGAGGCGGCGTCCCGGCTCGACCGGGAGTTCACCGCCCGGGTCGCCGCCGGGGTCACCGTTCAGCCGGGCGCCCTGCGGCTGCTGGACCAGGCGCGGGCGCTCGGGGTACCGGTCGCCCTGGTCACCGCCTCGGAGCGGGCGGTGGCCGAGCTGGTGCTGCGGGTGCTGGGCCCGCACCGGTTCGCCGTCTCGGTGACGCAGGGCGAGACCCCACGCGGCAAGCCGCACCCCGATCCGTACCTGAGCGCCTGTGCGAGGCTCGCGGTGGACCCCGGGGCCTGTCTGGCCGTGGAGGACACCCCCACCGGCACCACCGCCGCCCTGGCCGCCGGCTGCCACGTCCTGGCCGTCCCCACCGTCCCCGGCATCCCCCCAGGCCCCCGCACCACCCTGGCCCCCTCCCTGAACGGGGTAGACCTGACGACCTACCCCTTCTCGTAA
- a CDS encoding ABC transporter permease, whose amino-acid sequence MSTTRTSGQRTPRRNRRRPRWPAVLPFFLFLAVCFGIPAGTMAMGAFTVTDPATGASRYGLDNVTDSLSGAYATGLTGSVRLSLFSALLATVLGTLTGQAVVASRRPALRKAVVAACGVLANFSGAPLAFAFIATLGTTGVVTRMFDLQRTGFSLYSFTGLVLAYLYFMIPLMVVAVLPALDGVRTQWQEAAASCGATRGQFWRHIGIPVLMPSLLGGAVLMFGTSFASHATAAVMTGSSVPLITIQISNALNGNVLVGQENLALAMSLNMVVIALLVMSVQIPLQRRSARWLG is encoded by the coding sequence ATGAGCACCACCCGTACCAGCGGCCAGCGGACGCCCCGCCGTAACCGGCGGCGGCCCCGCTGGCCCGCCGTCCTGCCCTTCTTCCTCTTCCTGGCCGTCTGCTTCGGCATCCCCGCCGGGACCATGGCCATGGGCGCCTTCACGGTGACCGATCCGGCCACCGGCGCCAGCCGCTACGGACTGGACAACGTCACCGACTCCCTCTCCGGCGCCTACGCCACCGGACTGACCGGAAGCGTCCGGCTCTCGCTGTTCAGCGCCCTGCTGGCGACCGTGCTGGGCACCCTCACCGGGCAGGCCGTGGTCGCCTCCCGGCGCCCGGCGCTGCGTAAGGCCGTGGTCGCCGCCTGTGGAGTGCTCGCCAACTTCAGCGGTGCGCCGCTCGCCTTCGCCTTTATCGCGACGCTGGGCACCACCGGTGTGGTCACCCGGATGTTCGACCTCCAGCGCACCGGCTTCAGCCTCTACTCCTTCACCGGACTGGTGCTGGCCTACCTCTACTTCATGATTCCGCTCATGGTGGTGGCCGTGCTGCCCGCGCTGGACGGTGTGCGCACCCAGTGGCAGGAGGCCGCCGCATCCTGTGGCGCCACCCGCGGCCAGTTCTGGCGGCATATCGGCATCCCGGTGCTGATGCCGTCGCTGCTCGGCGGCGCGGTGCTGATGTTCGGCACCTCCTTTGCCTCGCATGCCACCGCCGCCGTGATGACCGGCAGTTCGGTGCCGCTGATCACCATTCAGATATCCAATGCGCTGAACGGCAATGTCCTGGTCGGCCAGGAGAATCTGGCGCTCGCCATGAGCCTCAATATGGTGGTGATCGCACTGCTGGTGATGTCCGTTCAGATTCCCCTCCAGCGACGGAGTGCCCGATGGCTCGGCTGA
- a CDS encoding helix-turn-helix transcriptional regulator yields the protein MHTTESVEQIANRAGLTPEGVAAAESRLAGLGLLQPCPSGGWAAVSPETAADTLLAAAQKDVLERQSAIAATRARLHALTGEYLEARSMRSAKGSIEIIEGIDNIRSVIDDLARNCTSSADALIPGSSLSEEGIRAAIPLDLETLARGVRIRTLLQHSARKHRPTAQYAATISSAGAQVRSTGVIPSQMLIYDNDCGVLPVDPADTAVGVVLVRDPAVLSFLQRLFDHHWERGLDFTAEEQTNGPEPTQLERDVLLLLAAGKKNEVIAHHLCISPRSVSRIVATLMDRLGATSRFQAGVRAAMNGWLS from the coding sequence ATGCACACCACAGAATCGGTGGAGCAGATCGCCAACCGCGCGGGGCTCACCCCCGAAGGAGTCGCCGCCGCCGAGTCCCGGCTCGCCGGACTGGGCCTCCTGCAGCCCTGCCCCAGCGGCGGCTGGGCGGCGGTCAGCCCGGAGACCGCTGCCGACACGCTGCTTGCCGCCGCCCAGAAAGACGTCCTGGAACGGCAGTCGGCCATCGCGGCAACCCGCGCGCGGCTGCACGCGCTGACCGGCGAGTACCTCGAAGCCAGGAGCATGCGCTCGGCCAAGGGCAGCATTGAGATCATCGAAGGCATCGACAACATCCGGTCGGTTATCGATGATCTGGCACGCAACTGCACCTCCTCAGCGGACGCCCTGATTCCCGGCAGCAGCCTGAGCGAGGAGGGCATCCGCGCCGCCATCCCGCTCGACCTGGAAACCCTGGCCCGCGGCGTACGCATACGGACGCTGCTCCAGCACAGCGCACGCAAGCACCGGCCCACCGCCCAGTACGCCGCGACCATCAGCTCCGCCGGGGCACAGGTCCGGAGCACGGGAGTAATCCCCTCCCAGATGCTGATCTACGACAATGACTGCGGCGTACTTCCGGTCGACCCCGCGGACACCGCCGTCGGCGTGGTCCTCGTCCGTGACCCGGCGGTGCTGAGCTTTCTGCAACGGCTCTTCGACCACCACTGGGAGCGCGGCCTCGACTTCACCGCCGAGGAACAGACGAACGGACCGGAACCCACCCAGCTGGAACGCGATGTGCTGCTCCTGCTGGCCGCCGGAAAGAAAAACGAGGTGATCGCCCATCACCTCTGCATCTCCCCGCGCTCCGTCAGCCGGATCGTCGCCACGCTGATGGACCGCCTGGGCGCCACGAGCCGCTTCCAGGCGGGCGTCCGCGCGGCGATGAACGGCTGGCTCTCCTAG
- a CDS encoding ABC transporter permease: MARLNSRHAVQGLAALYFLVPIGASFWFTVDDPVEGVVFDAYTEGMASEGLTTSLTLSIGLGLATVALGLLLMVPTMVAVALHLPRLRRTVELLSMMPLVVPPIALVAGVSTVLSWDQDLADTPFYQTFQVLQNRDFPLILVLVYTVMSLPFLYRSLDAGLRAIDLRTLVEASRSLGASRTQTLRQVVVPNLRPAVVGGAVLSLAMVLGEFTVASVLSFRPFAVWMVEVQDSQPQLSVAAAMLSLLISWALLLVLTTLAGGRTSPRYESQKNQSQKNQSRNNQSGKNQRNSTS, encoded by the coding sequence ATGGCTCGGCTGAACTCACGCCACGCGGTGCAGGGACTCGCCGCGCTCTACTTTCTCGTCCCCATCGGCGCCTCCTTCTGGTTCACCGTCGACGACCCCGTCGAGGGGGTCGTCTTTGACGCGTACACCGAGGGCATGGCCTCCGAAGGGCTCACCACGAGCCTGACGCTCTCCATCGGGCTCGGCCTGGCCACCGTCGCGCTGGGACTGCTGCTGATGGTGCCGACCATGGTCGCCGTCGCGCTCCATCTGCCACGGCTGCGCCGGACCGTAGAGCTGCTGTCCATGATGCCGCTGGTGGTCCCGCCGATCGCGCTGGTCGCGGGGGTGAGCACGGTGCTCAGCTGGGATCAGGACCTGGCGGACACGCCCTTCTACCAGACCTTCCAGGTGCTGCAGAACCGCGACTTCCCGCTGATCCTGGTGCTGGTCTATACGGTGATGTCGCTGCCGTTCCTCTACCGCTCGCTGGACGCCGGACTGCGCGCCATCGATCTGCGCACCCTGGTCGAGGCGTCCCGCAGCCTCGGCGCTTCCCGGACGCAGACACTGCGGCAGGTCGTCGTGCCCAATCTGCGCCCCGCGGTGGTGGGCGGCGCGGTGCTCAGCCTGGCCATGGTGCTCGGCGAGTTCACCGTCGCCTCCGTGCTCAGCTTCCGGCCGTTCGCCGTCTGGATGGTCGAAGTCCAGGACAGCCAGCCCCAGCTGTCGGTGGCCGCAGCGATGCTGAGCCTGCTGATCAGCTGGGCCCTGCTGCTGGTGCTCACCACCCTGGCGGGTGGCCGGACCAGCCCTCGTTACGAGAGTCAGAAGAACCAGAGCCAGAAGAACCAGAGCCGTAATAACCAGAGCGGTAAGAACCAGAGGAACTCCACGTCATGA
- a CDS encoding GntR family transcriptional regulator — MTRRHEQIADTLRRAIADGAYPVGGALPSEAELAAAHAVSRGTVRQAVSALQAEGLIGSRQGARRVVLSTAPSQSFAELRSFAQWARAGGHLPGGLVLDSARGTASGEEAALLQLPLDAPVLRVLRIRTLDGDPVLLERTVYADWIAGAVERLPVDCESVTQRLYEDTGLVFAHGEHHIDAVAAGTVDARQLTVRRGSPLLRVRRTTTTAEGRPVETSDDRYRPGSVVFTVRNSTQANPLTRTTR, encoded by the coding sequence GTGACCCGACGGCATGAGCAGATCGCCGACACCCTCCGTCGCGCCATCGCCGACGGCGCGTATCCGGTGGGCGGCGCGCTGCCCTCGGAGGCCGAACTGGCCGCCGCGCACGCGGTGTCGCGCGGTACGGTCCGGCAGGCCGTCAGCGCCCTGCAGGCCGAAGGGCTGATCGGCTCCCGGCAGGGCGCCCGCCGGGTCGTGCTGTCCACCGCGCCCAGCCAGTCCTTCGCCGAGCTGCGCAGCTTCGCCCAGTGGGCGCGGGCGGGCGGGCACCTTCCCGGCGGTCTGGTGCTGGACTCCGCCCGTGGCACGGCGAGCGGTGAGGAAGCGGCGCTGCTGCAACTGCCGCTGGACGCCCCGGTCCTGCGGGTGCTGCGGATCCGTACGCTGGACGGTGATCCGGTGCTGCTGGAGCGTACGGTCTACGCGGACTGGATCGCCGGAGCCGTTGAACGGCTGCCGGTGGACTGCGAGTCGGTCACCCAGCGGCTGTACGAGGACACCGGGCTGGTCTTCGCCCACGGTGAGCATCACATCGACGCGGTCGCCGCGGGCACGGTGGACGCCCGCCAGCTGACGGTACGGCGCGGCAGCCCGCTGCTGCGGGTGCGGCGCACCACGACGACCGCGGAGGGCCGTCCGGTGGAGACCTCGGACGACCGCTACCGGCCCGGCTCGGTGGTCTTCACCGTACGGAACTCCACGCAGGCCAATCCGCTGACCCGCACCACTCGATAA
- a CDS encoding HelD family protein, translated as MKAQDTGVRDREIHGEQTHLDAVYRRLEEKIHEAEFLMDDAAKRAQVGTPGALAERDAQVFQAGMHLQRLNNEFEDFLFGRVDLLPGKDGKRGPDGAYTSVEPADDAVAADNTAEIAETLHIGRLGVLDAEYTPLVIDWRAPAAAPFYRATPVAPGRVVRRRVIRSRGRKVLGVEDDLLRPELTATLDGAELPVVGDGALMAALGRARSHTMRDIVSSIQAEQDLVIRAPAASVTEVEGGPGTGKTAVALHRAAYLLYQDRRRYAGGILIVSPTPLLVSYTEGVLPSLGEEGQVAIRALGSLVEGAEADTYDPQPVARVKGSARMAKVLRKAARGTLELAVAQRATPLRLRVVAFGTRVELDEGELARIRQHVLGGTAPVNLLKPRARKLLLDALWEKSGAGKRYTDPELAAEAREGFDEDISTEDDFIEFLDAWWPELTPRRVLAAMADEKRLGRWTRRVLQPREVRRLSRSLSRLDAEGHGPLSVHDVALLDELAVLLGAPARPRKRDVDPLDQFTGLEELTTFADRNPHRRERGERLEQERKDYAHIIVDEAQDLTPMQWRMVGRRGRQATWTVVGDPAQSSWSDPEEAAGARDEALGTRPRRRFELTVNYRNPAEVAELASRVLALAMPGSEPPRAVRSTGLVPRFAVAGEDLGSSVREEAVRLLDEVEGTVGVVVAMGRRQQAARWLAGLGERVVPLGSLEAKGLEYDATIVLSPAEIADESPAGLRVLYVALTRATQQLTILAGERDLPDQEGVPDLLRE; from the coding sequence TTGAAGGCGCAGGACACAGGCGTGCGGGACCGGGAAATCCACGGCGAGCAGACGCATCTGGACGCGGTGTACCGCCGTCTGGAGGAGAAGATCCACGAGGCGGAGTTCCTGATGGACGACGCCGCCAAGCGTGCCCAGGTGGGCACGCCGGGCGCGCTCGCCGAGCGGGACGCGCAGGTTTTCCAGGCCGGGATGCATCTGCAGCGGCTCAACAATGAGTTCGAGGACTTCCTGTTCGGCCGGGTCGATCTGCTGCCCGGCAAGGACGGAAAGCGCGGCCCGGACGGCGCGTATACGTCGGTGGAGCCCGCCGATGACGCGGTGGCGGCGGACAACACCGCCGAGATCGCCGAGACCCTGCACATCGGGCGCCTGGGCGTGCTGGACGCGGAGTACACGCCGTTGGTCATCGACTGGCGAGCCCCCGCGGCCGCGCCCTTCTACCGGGCCACCCCGGTGGCCCCCGGCCGGGTGGTCCGGCGCCGGGTGATCCGCTCCAGGGGCCGCAAGGTGCTGGGTGTCGAGGACGATCTGCTGCGCCCGGAGCTGACGGCGACCCTGGACGGCGCGGAGCTGCCGGTAGTCGGCGACGGTGCGCTGATGGCCGCGCTGGGCCGGGCCCGTTCCCACACGATGCGGGACATCGTCTCCTCCATCCAGGCCGAGCAGGACCTGGTGATCCGCGCCCCCGCCGCGTCGGTGACCGAGGTCGAGGGCGGCCCGGGAACCGGCAAGACAGCCGTCGCTCTGCACCGCGCCGCGTACCTCCTCTACCAGGACCGGCGCCGCTACGCGGGCGGCATCCTGATCGTCAGCCCCACTCCGCTGCTGGTCTCCTACACCGAGGGCGTGCTGCCCTCCCTCGGCGAAGAGGGCCAGGTCGCCATCCGCGCCCTGGGTTCCCTGGTGGAGGGGGCAGAGGCCGATACGTATGACCCCCAGCCGGTGGCCCGTGTCAAGGGCTCCGCCCGCATGGCCAAGGTGCTGCGCAAGGCGGCCCGCGGCACGCTGGAGCTGGCCGTGGCGCAGCGCGCCACGCCGCTGCGGCTGCGGGTGGTGGCGTTCGGTACGCGGGTCGAGCTGGACGAGGGTGAGCTCGCGCGGATCCGGCAGCATGTGCTGGGCGGGACCGCGCCGGTGAATCTGCTGAAGCCGCGGGCGCGGAAGCTGCTGCTGGACGCGCTCTGGGAGAAGTCCGGGGCGGGGAAGCGCTATACGGATCCGGAGCTGGCGGCGGAGGCGCGGGAGGGGTTCGATGAGGACATCTCCACCGAGGACGACTTCATCGAGTTTCTGGACGCCTGGTGGCCCGAGCTGACGCCGCGCCGGGTGCTGGCCGCGATGGCGGATGAGAAGCGGCTGGGGCGCTGGACGCGGCGGGTGCTGCAGCCCCGGGAGGTGCGGCGGCTGTCGCGGTCGCTGTCCCGGCTGGACGCGGAGGGGCACGGGCCGCTGTCCGTGCATGATGTGGCGCTGCTCGATGAGCTGGCGGTGCTGCTCGGGGCGCCCGCGCGGCCCAGGAAGCGTGATGTGGACCCGCTGGACCAGTTCACCGGGCTGGAGGAGCTGACGACCTTCGCCGACCGGAACCCGCACCGCCGGGAGCGGGGCGAGCGGCTGGAGCAGGAGCGTAAGGACTACGCGCACATCATCGTGGACGAGGCGCAGGATCTGACCCCCATGCAGTGGCGGATGGTCGGCCGACGGGGGCGGCAGGCGACCTGGACGGTGGTCGGCGATCCGGCGCAGAGCTCCTGGTCCGATCCGGAGGAGGCCGCCGGGGCGCGGGATGAGGCGCTGGGTACCCGGCCGCGGCGGCGCTTCGAGCTGACCGTGAACTACCGGAATCCGGCGGAGGTCGCCGAGCTGGCGAGCCGGGTACTGGCACTGGCCATGCCCGGATCCGAGCCGCCCAGGGCGGTGCGGTCCACGGGTCTGGTGCCACGGTTCGCGGTGGCCGGGGAAGACCTGGGCTCCTCCGTACGGGAGGAGGCGGTGCGGCTGCTCGATGAGGTGGAGGGCACGGTCGGCGTGGTTGTCGCGATGGGGCGGCGCCAGCAGGCCGCACGGTGGCTCGCGGGGCTGGGAGAGCGCGTGGTGCCGCTGGGCAGTCTGGAGGCGAAGGGCCTGGAGTATGACGCGACCATCGTGCTGTCCCCGGCGGAGATCGCGGATGAGTCTCCGGCGGGGCTGCGGGTGCTCTACGTGGCGCTGACCCGGGCCACCCAGCAGCTGACGATCCTGGCCGGGGAGCGGGATCTGCCCGACCAGGAGGGAGTGCCTGATCTGCTCAGGGAGTAA
- a CDS encoding cold-shock protein, giving the protein MAHGTVKWFNAEKGYGFIAQEGGGPDVFVHYSSITGDGYRSLQDAQRVEFEIATGRKGPQAEQVRVVG; this is encoded by the coding sequence ATGGCTCATGGCACGGTCAAGTGGTTCAACGCCGAGAAGGGCTATGGCTTCATCGCCCAGGAGGGCGGCGGGCCGGATGTTTTCGTCCACTACAGCTCGATCACCGGTGACGGATATCGCAGCCTGCAGGACGCCCAGCGAGTGGAATTCGAGATCGCAACGGGCCGTAAAGGGCCCCAGGCGGAGCAGGTCCGCGTCGTCGGCTGA
- a CDS encoding HU family DNA-binding protein: MNRSELVAALADRAEVTRKDADAVLAALAEVTGEVVAKGDEKVTIPGFLTFERTHRAARTARNPQTGDPIQIPAGYSVKVSAGSKLKEAAKGK, translated from the coding sequence ATGAACCGCAGTGAGCTGGTGGCCGCTCTGGCCGACCGCGCCGAGGTGACGCGCAAGGACGCCGACGCCGTTCTGGCCGCCCTCGCCGAGGTGACTGGCGAGGTCGTCGCGAAGGGCGACGAGAAGGTCACCATCCCCGGTTTCCTGACTTTTGAGCGCACCCATCGGGCTGCTCGCACCGCGCGTAACCCGCAGACCGGTGACCCGATCCAGATCCCGGCCGGGTACAGCGTCAAGGTTTCGGCGGGCTCGAAGCTCAAGGAAGCCGCGAAGGGCAAGTAA
- a CDS encoding ABC transporter substrate-binding protein, translating to MAAVSGAATGCGSAPASATDSEAAKAASAKDFGGMDKLIAAAKKEGQLNVYALAPDWANYGEMIEAFEKKYGIKVNNEDPSGSSQGALNAAAKRKGQDRAVDALDLGTAYMQEAKKKGLLAPYKVAEWESIPDSQKQPDGSYMNNYGGYISIGCDAKVIKKCPETFKDLLKPEYRNKVALNGNPTESGSAFSTVFATALANGGSFDDVQPGLDFFKELKQRGNYLPVESSKATIQKGETPISIDWDYLNLGYSEQLKGVDWQVTVPSDGVYAQYYNQGVNKYAPHPAAARLWLEFIYSTEGQNIWLKGYSRPALLDDMVQDGTADKAAAAKIPEVEGEPTFPTQEQEAAAKEVIGKGWGKAVS from the coding sequence ATGGCGGCCGTATCGGGCGCCGCCACCGGCTGTGGCTCGGCCCCCGCGTCGGCCACCGACAGCGAAGCGGCCAAGGCGGCCTCCGCGAAGGACTTCGGCGGCATGGACAAGCTCATCGCGGCGGCCAAGAAGGAGGGGCAGCTCAATGTCTACGCCCTCGCCCCGGACTGGGCGAACTACGGCGAGATGATCGAGGCCTTCGAGAAGAAGTACGGCATCAAGGTCAACAACGAGGACCCCAGCGGCAGCAGCCAGGGTGCTCTGAACGCCGCCGCCAAGCGCAAGGGCCAGGACCGTGCCGTTGACGCCCTCGACCTCGGCACCGCTTATATGCAGGAAGCCAAGAAGAAGGGCCTGCTCGCCCCGTACAAGGTCGCCGAGTGGGAAAGCATCCCCGACTCGCAGAAGCAGCCCGACGGTTCCTATATGAACAACTACGGCGGCTATATCTCCATCGGGTGTGATGCCAAGGTCATCAAGAAGTGCCCGGAGACCTTCAAGGATCTTCTGAAGCCCGAGTACAGGAACAAGGTCGCGCTCAACGGCAATCCGACGGAGTCCGGCTCCGCCTTCTCCACGGTCTTCGCCACCGCGCTCGCGAACGGTGGTTCCTTCGACGATGTCCAGCCCGGTCTGGACTTCTTCAAGGAGCTCAAGCAGAGGGGCAACTACCTGCCCGTCGAGTCCTCCAAGGCGACCATCCAGAAGGGCGAGACCCCGATCTCCATCGACTGGGACTATCTCAACCTCGGCTACAGCGAGCAGCTGAAGGGCGTCGACTGGCAGGTCACCGTGCCGTCCGACGGCGTCTACGCGCAGTACTACAACCAGGGCGTCAACAAGTACGCGCCGCACCCGGCCGCCGCCCGGCTCTGGCTGGAGTTCATCTACAGCACCGAAGGCCAGAACATCTGGCTGAAGGGCTACTCCCGTCCCGCCCTGCTCGACGACATGGTCCAGGACGGTACGGCCGACAAGGCGGCCGCCGCGAAGATCCCCGAGGTCGAGGGCGAGCCCACGTTCCCCACCCAGGAGCAGGAGGCGGCCGCCAAGGAGGTCATCGGCAAGGGCTGGGGCAAGGCCGTCAGCTGA